The genomic region TCGCTGGCATTTTCATAAAATTTTCACCGATAATGTTGATATCAAATACCAATATTATTTGCAAAGATTGATATTTAAGACTATGTTGCGCTCAGATAAGACCGCAGCATTCCGCTCAGGAAGCGTCACTATATCTCCCTTTGAGAGGGTATAAATCCTCCCATCCACGCCCATGAACGAATCCATGTCGGAAAGCACCCGGACAAGGGCGCACGGGTGGGAGATGGGTGCGTCTCCGGATTTTGGCACCGGGGTATGCGCTGCCGGTTCCTCCTCGGGAATGAACGCAGGCTCGCCCTCCTCCTCCAGGAACTCTTCGGCAACCCGGGCCTGGGGTACAGGCACTGCGCGGGGGGTTGCAGGGGCATTTTTCAGGAGGATATCCTGGCACTGTTCGATGCTTGAGGTGATCTCCTCGAACATGGCCTTCTCGACCGGGATCATGCGCTTGACCTCCTCGCGGTCGTAATAATTGCCCTCCGCATGCATGATGGTCAGCGCGATGATCTTGCGCGACCGGATGGCAAAAATATCCTGGAGCGTCTGGCGGATGGAGAGGGTCTCGTCGATGTGGGCGCGGGCATCGTCCGAGAACGGGTCCTCGAACTCGTACACTTTCTTGGTTATTGCCGAGAGTTCCGCGTGGCCTTTTTCAAAAATGTCCGGGGCTACTGCTGTGAGTCTTCCTGTCTCCCGTTCCGAGAGCAGGATGCTGCGCAGGTCGTCGAGTTTCATGATAGCCCTTACTGTTACGCGATCTCGGCCATGCCGCGGCAGCAGAGAAATACCGCCACGGCTTCCGGTACTGTAGTGATGCCTTTTGGGAGCTCATAAGTGCTTCCGAGCATCGGCATCTTCATGGCAAATTTCAGGTCCACCCGGATATCCCGGGTACCAAAGACCACGGCATGTTCGAGGGGCTCGAAGCCGGCAAGTTCGCGGAGTTCAAGGGGCTGGACCCGCATCCCGCTGCCCCCGTGAAGGGATGTCGGCATCCGGATCAGCCTTTTCGTATCGGTCGTGACCGGCTCATCGGCAAGGGCTGCCCGGGAGAGGAGCCGTTTTTTGAACTCGCCGTCCGGCTGGCTGACGATGGCCTGGAGGACCCGGTTCTTGAAGAGAAGGCCGGTCGGGCGCTTCTCGATACTGCCTGCAATCTCTTCGCGGTTTTTTAAGAACGTGCCTGCCGAGTCTTTCCCGATTCCCTCAAGGGATACAAGAAACGCCATGGCTTCTTCCTCCGGCATGCTCCCGATCCATCGGAGGGTTTCCAGGAGCGCCTCACGGTAGCGCCGGTGCCACCCGGGTCGGGGAGGATTTTTCCCCGAGAGCATGGCCGACGGATCGATCCCGATCCCGCAGATGTAATCGATCAGCTCCCGGCGCTCGGCACTGCCCCAGTTCCGGAACGCGATATCCTTGACATGGACGTGATACCCGCGGCCCCCGGAGAAGACCAGTTCGATGGTCTTAGGATCCATGCCGAACTCCTCAGTGAGCATTGCAAGGAGCTTCTGCGTCTCTTCCTTGACCCGGGCAAGCATCTGGTCATAGGGCCCGCGGACAATGTGGTCTGCGTCGAGGTCGAAGATGAGATCTGCCCCGCACCAGCCTTTCTCTGCCATGGTCCCGGCATCCGGCTTCTCGTAATAGGCAGTTGAGTAATACGTGTGTTGGGGGACGAGGTTCCGTATGTAATCGCCTAGATCATCGCGACTTTGAAATCCCACATGCCGCTTCATCCGCATGTCCGTGGATCCTGCCTGGAAGAGGACAAAACCCCATTCGCGCTGCTCAAGCGAGGACGGGGAAATGAGGACGGTCTTCCGGTAATACTCGGAAAACCGCTGGCGGAGGAATTCGGTGGTGGCCGGGTTCATACAAGATCCCTGATCATATAGGGCCCCCTTCGCTCATAACCCATCCGGCGGTAATAGGGGCGCACGCCTATCCCGCTCATGATCGCAAGCCGGGTAAACCCGGCAGCAGCGGCAGTCTCTTCCGCCCGCCCGAGCAGATCCTTTCCAAAATTGCGGTGCTGCCACTCCTCGGAGTCTGCATCTTTTCCCACCGGGACCAGGCTGCCGTACACATGGAGTTCCCGCATGAGCGCGGATCCTTCCAGTTCGGGCCGGAAGACCGACGAGGGGAAACGGAGGCGGGCAAAGCCTATCAGGGAATCCCCCGAGACGGTTGAGATGAAGTGCTCGATGCCCCCGCAGGCTTCGTACTTGAGGTCCCGCAGTTCCGTCTCCGCAAGCGAGGGGAGCCTTCCTATCTCCCGGCAGCGGATGCAGCGGCATCTTCGGCCGGTATCCCTGAGCCGGTTCTTTGCCAGCTGCCGGAAATTGGAATGCTTGGAACCGGCAACGATCAGTTTTGCCGGTATGTCCCGCTGGATCCGCTGGAGCCGGGTGTATTCCGGTATTGTTGATTTTGCGTATGCTACCAAGTCGACCAGTTCGTCCTCGTTATAGGGTGCGTAAAGTCCCTTCTTCCAGAGATCCTCGATCTCGGATCCCGGGGTGACAAGCGTCGGGTAGATCTTGAGGAAATCCGGTTTGAAGCGGGGATCGGAGAATATTGTGTCGAACATCTGCCGGTCGGATTCTATGGTGGAATGCGGGAGGTTGGGCATCATATGGAATCCGACCTTGAGCCCTGCATCGCGGAGGAGCGTGTTGGCTTCGACCGTATCGGCAACCGTGCAGCCCCGGCGATTGAAGGAGAGGATCTCGTCGTCCACGTGCTGGACGCCGAGCTCCACTTTGGTCACGCCAAGGTCAAGCATCCGTTCCACGTGCTCCCACCGGCACCAGTCCGGCCGGGTCTCGAAGGTTATGGCAACGCAGCGGATGGCGGAAGTCTCGTTTGCTGCCTCGGCTTCCGCAACCGGGATCGGTGCGGCAGCGGGAGAACCCCCCGGGTAGGTGTTCATGGACTCAATGCAGCGCGAGACGAACTCGTGCTGGTACTCCTCCGGCCGGGCGGTCATGGTCCCGCCCATCACGATCAGCTCCACCTTGTCCACCCGGTGGCCGAGGGTCTCGAACTGTTCGAGCCGGGCATGCACCTGCCGGAACGGGTCGAAGTCATGCTCCCGCGCCCGTTTCGCTGCCGGCTCTTCCCCGGTGTAGCTCTGCGGGGAATGGAACGGGTGATCGGGACCTCCCGGGCAGGGCAGGCACTTGCCGTGCGGGCAGGGGTACGGGGAGGTCATCACCGCGACCGGGGCAACCCCCGAGAGGGTCCGGCTCGGCTTGACCAGGAGGATCTTCCGCAGTATTTCGCGATCCTCCGGTAGGGCAGCGGCTAGAATGGCCGAATTTTTCGGTACCGCTGACAGCCCGTACTTCCGGCAGATCTCGATTTTCGCCGCTGTGATGGCAGCATCACCGGGAGGCTGGGTGAGGATGCGGGAGATTATCTCCCGTAATGCCGTCGCCTCATCCATAACAGATTAATGTTCGGCTGCAACTTTGGGGGATGCAGGTTCTGAAGAATAGTTCACCACGGGCACAGAGTGGTCGTGGATATGATGGACGATCTCGTCCCCGAGGGTGAGGAGAGCATCTTTATGGGCTTTTTTGTCCTTGTGGATATGGACAGGGGAAATTTCCAGAGAATTGTATCGGTCGGTCCCGATCTCTTCGTTGGTGACACCTTCGTAGTACTTCTTGATGTGGATCATCAGCATATGTAAATGCAGTAGCTCTTCCTTTTGCACACTATCACCTTCTCTAAACTGATCCTTTTTTTTGTGGTGCACATATACCTTATTGGTGAGATTTATAAGAGGCAAAATGCGGCACGTGGGATCCTTAATTGCGCTCGCAATTGGCGATGCGTTGGGTGCGCCTTTGGAAGGATCTCTGCATACAGGGCCTTTCGTGACAGAAATGCGTCCCGGTGGGCGCCATTTCCGGAAAAAGGGGGAGGTGACCGATGACACCCTGCAGGCTATGGCAGTTGCGGAATCGCTTGGTGCATGCAGGGGCTTTGACCAAAAAGACCTTATATCGCGTCTTATTTCCGGGTACAGAAAACGCCCCGAATGGTATGGACCGACCTCCTCCCTTTTCTTTGATCTGGTGCAATCCGGGACCCTGCCGCACCGTGCCGCATGGCTTGTCGACAAATGTCGAGGCTCAAGCCGGTCCAACGGGAGTGTGATGCGGGGTTTTCCCCTGGGCATATACTACCCGGCACCGGAAGTGTATAGTGTCAGCCTCAGTTGCTCCGCAGTCACCCATCACGATCCGGTTGCCGGCCACTGCTCGGCTTTCCTCAACACAATGGTCAGCGACCTGGTCCGGGGCATTCCCCGGAAGACTGCGTTCCGGCATGCCTGTTCGCTCTGTAATAATAATGAAGTCCATGCAGTGCTTGGGAATTATGATAATTACCCTGTAGTACCCGGGCTGGATGCTGTGGAATGCTCCCATGCAGCCCTTTCCTGCTTTATGAATGCAAAGACGCTGGAGAATGCAATCCTTTCGGCCATCAACCTGGGCGGGGATGCTGACACTGTCGGAGCCTGCACCGGGGCTCTTGCCGGGGCATACTGGGGGCTTGATGCGATACCGGGGCGATGGTGCCGGGATCTCGAAGGATATGATGATCTGATCCGGGCAGCGGAGCGGGTGTGGCAGGTCCGGTCAGATCGTTGAGTCCTGAACGGTTTTCTCGAAAAGAGAGCTTTTTTTGATAACCGAGATCCGGTCCATCTCCTGCATTTTTCCGATGGATCGCGAAGTGAGCAGATGCCCGGAATTTTTTTCACCTCCGACCCCCCTTGATAAATTCCTCTCATTTCATTGTACTTTTATGTCGTAAAAAATAGCATTTTTCCGGAAAAATCCGGGGCGCTTTAAGGGGGTCTGTGGTGAAAAAAACTGTGGAGACTGACAGCTGGTGTCCGATAAACACAATAAATTACGGTGAAGAATGTCATGTATTGGAATAATTGCCCGATCTGAAATATCCCCACAGACCCCCCACGTATCCGTGCAGGACCGGTGCAGTGGCTGACACCCACGCCGGGATTATGGCATGTACAACCCGACAACCGCTTCTGCTGCAATGTCGTTTATGGGAAGACGGGTGTCCCGTTCGGAAAAAGAGGTTTTTACACCGGCCGGATCTCGACCAGCTTGAGCGAGCGTCCCTTCCCGCAGATATCCGAGGCATTGCCGATCACTTCCGTGACCACGTACTTCTCGCCTTCGACAACCCCTTCGGGGCGGCAGAGGGCAAAACTCTTGCAGTCGCTCTTGTTGCAGGAGAGCTCGGGCTTGATCTTGGAGTTGACGATCGCCATGTCCGGGTTGATCAGGATCGAGATGGGGGCCTCGGTCACTTCAACGGCCGTTGCGCCGTTCAGGTGGACTGCGCACTCGTGGTGGGTCGTGCGCACGGAGACGATTCGGTACTTCCGGCCTTTCTGGAGATTGTTGCAGGCCTTTTTGACCTTGCAGGTGTCGCATTCCGCGACCTCCCCTTCGTAAATAAACTCAACGCCCTGCTTTGCAAGCACGGTTCCCACCAGGGTAACTTTTGTCTTTGCGTCTGTCATTCCCCGTCACCTCACTCGCGGTAGAGCATCTGCACGAGATTCTCTGCCGATTCCTTTGTGATCCCCATGTCAAATATGGTGAAGCGTTCCGGACGGATAGTCTTTGCCATCAGGAGCGCTTCGACAGCAACCGCGTCGTCTATTCCGACTTCGGCAGGTGTTGTCGGGGCCCCGATGCTCTTGAGCGATGCCCGGATGCCCCGCCAGTCCCCGCCGTGGAGGTACATGGAGATGATGGTCCCGATCCCGCAGCTCTCCCCGTGCAGTGCTTTGCCCGGCGCGAGCCGGTCAAGCGCATGGGAGAACTTGTGCTCCCCGCCACTAGCCGGACGGGACGAGCCGG from uncultured Methanoregula sp. harbors:
- a CDS encoding ADP-ribosylglycohydrolase family protein, giving the protein MRHVGSLIALAIGDALGAPLEGSLHTGPFVTEMRPGGRHFRKKGEVTDDTLQAMAVAESLGACRGFDQKDLISRLISGYRKRPEWYGPTSSLFFDLVQSGTLPHRAAWLVDKCRGSSRSNGSVMRGFPLGIYYPAPEVYSVSLSCSAVTHHDPVAGHCSAFLNTMVSDLVRGIPRKTAFRHACSLCNNNEVHAVLGNYDNYPVVPGLDAVECSHAALSCFMNAKTLENAILSAINLGGDADTVGACTGALAGAYWGLDAIPGRWCRDLEGYDDLIRAAERVWQVRSDR
- a CDS encoding UPF0058 family protein; translated protein: MQKEELLHLHMLMIHIKKYYEGVTNEEIGTDRYNSLEISPVHIHKDKKAHKDALLTLGDEIVHHIHDHSVPVVNYSSEPASPKVAAEH
- the priS gene encoding DNA primase catalytic subunit PriS, whose protein sequence is MNPATTEFLRQRFSEYYRKTVLISPSSLEQREWGFVLFQAGSTDMRMKRHVGFQSRDDLGDYIRNLVPQHTYYSTAYYEKPDAGTMAEKGWCGADLIFDLDADHIVRGPYDQMLARVKEETQKLLAMLTEEFGMDPKTIELVFSGGRGYHVHVKDIAFRNWGSAERRELIDYICGIGIDPSAMLSGKNPPRPGWHRRYREALLETLRWIGSMPEEEAMAFLVSLEGIGKDSAGTFLKNREEIAGSIEKRPTGLLFKNRVLQAIVSQPDGEFKKRLLSRAALADEPVTTDTKRLIRMPTSLHGGSGMRVQPLELRELAGFEPLEHAVVFGTRDIRVDLKFAMKMPMLGSTYELPKGITTVPEAVAVFLCCRGMAEIA
- a CDS encoding tRNA uridine(34) 5-carboxymethylaminomethyl modification radical SAM/GNAT enzyme Elp3, whose product is MDEATALREIISRILTQPPGDAAITAAKIEICRKYGLSAVPKNSAILAAALPEDREILRKILLVKPSRTLSGVAPVAVMTSPYPCPHGKCLPCPGGPDHPFHSPQSYTGEEPAAKRAREHDFDPFRQVHARLEQFETLGHRVDKVELIVMGGTMTARPEEYQHEFVSRCIESMNTYPGGSPAAAPIPVAEAEAANETSAIRCVAITFETRPDWCRWEHVERMLDLGVTKVELGVQHVDDEILSFNRRGCTVADTVEANTLLRDAGLKVGFHMMPNLPHSTIESDRQMFDTIFSDPRFKPDFLKIYPTLVTPGSEIEDLWKKGLYAPYNEDELVDLVAYAKSTIPEYTRLQRIQRDIPAKLIVAGSKHSNFRQLAKNRLRDTGRRCRCIRCREIGRLPSLAETELRDLKYEACGGIEHFISTVSGDSLIGFARLRFPSSVFRPELEGSALMRELHVYGSLVPVGKDADSEEWQHRNFGKDLLGRAEETAAAAGFTRLAIMSGIGVRPYYRRMGYERRGPYMIRDLV
- a CDS encoding UPF0179 family protein, which encodes MTDAKTKVTLVGTVLAKQGVEFIYEGEVAECDTCKVKKACNNLQKGRKYRIVSVRTTHHECAVHLNGATAVEVTEAPISILINPDMAIVNSKIKPELSCNKSDCKSFALCRPEGVVEGEKYVVTEVIGNASDICGKGRSLKLVEIRPV